One Setaria italica strain Yugu1 chromosome II, Setaria_italica_v2.0, whole genome shotgun sequence DNA segment encodes these proteins:
- the LOC101778319 gene encoding DEAD-box ATP-dependent RNA helicase 22 translates to MALHHLRLAPLALLRVAGLPPLASSRLAACHQHQLLLFAPPARPWRLLSPAARPRSLSTAAAEADDTGAGSGDGFFAEESTSWGSLGVSDRLASALRGAGLARPSLVQAACIPHVLTTNDVIVAAETGSGKTHGYLVPLIEKLCSKSSTAEDDNSQNAAPGAHDIVLVLCPNVMLCEQVVRMANSLLDESGEPLKSAAAVCGPKGWPAVHPDILVATPAALLNYLFDYDPEKRRRERFMRNVKFIVFDEADMLLCGSFENQVIRLIHMLRFDEKQLSRAQDSGKEVLPGSDDEYHEDSDSEGAEFSGFDEENEGDLVRNKPVKAENSPVGARRDWRRVRKTYKRSKQYIFVAATLPQSGKKTAGGVLKRMFPDAVWVSGTYLHRHNPRLERRWMEVTADTQVDALLDAVKYGLKNKDHDAPKRTMVFTNTVDAANSVSDILQRVGIPCILYHRESSLEERANNLQSFRDNGGVLVCTDAAARGLDVPNVCHVIQAEFAACAVDFLHRVGRTARAGQSGIVTSLYTEANRDLVRAVRQAEELAQPVERAFSRKRSFRNKLKKQAVQKHEASLA, encoded by the exons ATGGCGCTGCACCACCTCCGCCTAGCGCCGCTCGCGCTCCTTCGCGTCGCGGGCCTCCCGCCTCTCGCCTCCTCCCGTCTCGCCGCGTGCCACCAGCACCAACTCCTCCTCttcgcgccgccggcgcggccgtggcgcctcctctcGCCCGCCGCAAGGCCGCGCTCGCTCTCCACCGCAGCGGCCGAGGCCGATGACACCGGCGCGGGCTCGGGCGACGGCTTCTTCGCGGAGGAGAGCACTTCGTGGGGGTCCCTCGGCGTGTCCGACCGCCTCGCGTCCGCGCTGCGCGGCGCCGGACTCGCGAGGCCTTCCCTTGTCCAG GCAGCCTGTATACCACATGTCCTCACAACGAATGATGTAATTGTTGCCGCAGAGACTGGCAGCGGCAAAACCCATGGTTACCTGGTTCCCTTGATTGAAAAGTTATGCTCCAAATCTTCTACCGCAGAAGATGACAATTCCCAGAACGCTGCCCCAGGGGCACATGACATTGTGTTAGTCCTTTGTCCCAATGTCATGCTGTGCGAACAAGTTGTTCGGATGGCTAATTCGTTGCTTGACGAGTCTGGTGAACCACTTAAAAGTGCTGCTGCTGTTTGCGGACCGAAG GGTTGGCCAGCTGTTCATCCAGATATTCTTGTAGCCACTCCAGCTGCTCTCTTAAATTATCTATTTGACTATGACCCTGAAAAGAGGCGAAGAGAGAGATTCATGCGTAATGTAAAATTCATA GTGTTTGATGAGGCAGACATGCTACTTTGTGGAAGTTTTGAGAACCAGGTCATTCGTCTTATCCATATGCTGAGATTTGATGAAAAGCAACTGTCTAGAGCACAAGATTCTGGAAAAGAAGTATTACCTGGGAGTGATGATGAATATCATGAGGATTCAGACTCTGAGGGTGCTGAATTCAGTGGTTTTGATGAGGAAAATGAAGGCGATCTTGTTCGAAATAAACCAGTTAAGGCAGAGAATAGTCCTGTTGGAGCACGTAGGGACTGGAGGAGGGTTAGAAAAACATATAAAAGGAGCAAGCAGTATATCTTTGTTGCTGCCACCCTTCCGCAGAGTGGCAAAAAGACTGCTGGTGGTGTACTGAAGCGTATGTTTCCTGATGCTGTATGGGTTAGTGGAACTTATCTGCACCGCCACAACCCCAG ATTAGAGCGGAGATGGATGGAGGTCACTGCTGATACACAAGTTGATGCTCTTCTAGATGCTGTAAAATATGGCCTAAAGAATAAAGATCATGATGCACCGAAACGCACTATGGTGTTCACAAACACTGTTGATGCTGCCAATTCAGTCTCTGACATATTGCAGCGAGTTGGTATTCCATGCATCTTGTACCATCGTGAGAGTTCATTGGAGGAAAGGGCTAATAATTTGCAATCTTTTCGGGATAATGGTGGTGTGCTTGTATGCACTGATGCTGCTGCCCGTGGGCTCGATGTCCCAAATGTTTGTCATGTCATTCAG GCGGAATTTGCTGCCTGTGCTGTTGATTTTTTGCACCGGGTGGGTCGCACAGCCAGAGCTGGGCAGTCTGGCATAGTGACCAGCCTATACACAGAGGCAAATCGTGATCTTGTAAGAGCAGTCCGTCAAGCAGAGGAGTTGGCCCAGCCAGTG GAGAGAGCGTTTAGTAGGAAAAGGAGCTTCCGTAACAAGTTGAAGAAACAAGCAGTGCAGAAACACGAAGCATCGCTAGCGTGA